The genomic region TAAAATTGCATTTATTATTGTAGACGTTAATGATCCTGAGAGTAGAAAATTAATTGAAGAATATAGGGTCTTTTCTATTCCCTATTTCATTTATATTGATAGCAATGGAGAAATAGCAGGTTATGACGTTGGGAGTAATTCATTAGAGTATATGGAAGAAAAGATTCAAATCTACCTCCTAACAGACTGAAAATAGAATCATCTATATAATCTGGGGAGGAATAGGGATGTTTGAAGTGTTCTTTAAAGAAATAATACCTCAGGCCATAGCCAGTAAATCGCTGATAATAATATTAATTATTTTTGCTGGTGGGATAATAACAAGTCTAAGCCCCTGTATATTATCAATGCTACCTGTAATGATTGGTTACATAGCTGGATATGGTGATAATTCAGCTAAAACTAAAGGTTTTGCTCTTTCTACTACCTTTGTACTTGGGATGTCAACTACTTTTGCTATTCTTGGATTAGTTGCTGCTTCTTTAGGTATTGTATTTGGTCAAATTAGTTCAGTCTGGTATTATATATTAGCAACAGTTGCAATTATAATGGGGTTAAATCTTTTAGGAGTAATTAGCTTTAATATTCCAGGAATTAAAAAAATGCCTGTTGTGTTAACTGGATATTTAGGGGCTTATGTTATGGGACTATTTTTTGGCCTAGCTGCATCTCCCTGTGCTACGCCTGTACTTGCAGTTATTATGACTTACGTAGCTTTAGAAGGGGAATTGGTTTTTGGTGCACTTTTGCTTTTTATCTACGGAATAGGTCATGGACTTCCATTGATTTTAGCAGGAACATTTACTGTTCTATTAAAAAAGCTACCTAAATTAGAGCGCTATACTCAATATATTAACTACTTTAGCGGAGGAATACTTATACTACTAGGATTATGGTTACTCATCCGGGTCAGTTGGTAACATGGCACAATGATTTAAAATAGTTCGTAAAAAAAGTCAAAGCTACATTTTGGTAGTTTTGACTTTCTCTTTTATTCATTTCCATTAAGCAATACCCTTAGAACAACTAAAATTAGTGGTTGGTGAATTAAATATATAACCAACGTCCTTTGACCAAGTTTATTAACTATATTTTTATTGTTATTAAATTTAACATAACCTGATTTATTAGAATACAGCGCTTTACCTACTATGGCTCCTAATAAAAATACTCCAAACCATGGAAAAAGCGGATAATAATCAGCTGAGTAGAAGTTCATATTAATTAGTCCAATTGGAAATAGGAATCCCAGCTCAGTTCTAGAATCTATAAATATAGTTCCAAGCCAAATTGTTAAGCCTGCAAGCAAAGCCAAAAAGTTAGTATTTAGTTTTCTAATAAACTCATAAAATATAATACTAATACCTAGTAAATGTAAAATACCAAACTTTATACTATAATCAGGACCAGCTAAAGTTGTGGCTAAAGTTATAAATAGAGCCAATCCAACTAATCTTAGTCCTCTTTGAAGATTATTTTTAGATAATGAACAGCTTATTCCTGAAAGAAGCATAAATAATATGGCTGAAAATCTTCCAATGTAAAAATTAATTCCTTCACTATAATTAATATTAAAACCATAATATTCTCTTAAATCAAATATAATATGAAAATATATCATTAAAATAAGGGCAACACCCTTTAAAAAGTCTAACTCCCAAATACGACTCCTGTTATTCGACATTTCAGTCCCCCATTCTGTGCTATATATCTAATTATATCGTATTGTATAGTGAAATAGGATAAAAAAAATCTGATATATATTGGTATATCAGATTAAAGTATCTATTTTTTATTTATATTGTTATATTTTTTTACTTTCTTAAAATACAATAATAGTACAAGACATATAAGTAGTATTACTATAAATGGAAATATAAAATACAATATATATGGTAATATACGAAGTCCTCTTATAATTGGTGGTTCCGGTTTCTCGGTTTTATAAGTTACAAAATAGAAATCTTCCTCAGGTAACCCTTCAAAGCTGTTCGTATAAATACCTGTTTCGCTATTTTTTAATAAGGGTAGTGAGCTACTTATTACAAAAGGATAGTTTTCATTTGGAATAACCTCAATTTTTAATTCACCAAAATCCTTCCACTTAGAAGCTGGGTTCAGAAGATATAAAAACATCTTACTAAAATCTAATGTGGTTCTCCTGTCAGAAGTAGCTAGCATCTCGTATTCTATCGTTACATTCACAACATCATTTGGCTCAAAATCTATAGCGTAGATAAAAGCCCCTAAGTAGGTTTCGAAGTTAAATGATGATATCCCATCCCCGTCTATTGATAAAAATGGTTCCTTTCTATCAAATCTATTGTCTATTTGTTTAACTAGATGATTAAGTAAGTCCTTATTATAGTCCTCATAAATGTAACTACTCTTATCATGTTCATAGTTTTCTAATGATATTAAATGTAAGTCTATTAAATCTAACAAGAACTGTTCTAAACTTTTTTCAACGACGGAAATTTCCTGATTTGTCACGCTATTAATAATTACATCTTCTTCTAAATCTCCTAAAATAGTAATGATTGCTTTATCATAGTCAGAAGGTATAGATTTCATTCCTGACCAGGTTCCAAGTTTCCCTATACCTTTATTGTTTAATTCAAAACTATTAAAGTTAAAATATAGTAGCATTTGCTTTTCAGTATGTAATGATTCAAAATACACCTCTGCCTTATATCGCTCGTCCACTTTTGGTAAATGAATAGTATAGACTTTAACCATATCTTTTAAGCTAATATTTTTGGGACTGAAATCTGTACTATTATTAGTTATATTAATCATATTAATAATACTATTGATATCAATTAGCTCTTTAATTCTATTAGACTCACCTAAATATTGTAGGCTTCTAAAATTCCTATCCGGTAATTCTTTTAATCGAATAGTTTTAAAATCGATTGGGATTCCATTTGCAGAAATATTTACATTTTTCGTAAAATTATTATAAGGGCTTGTTATAAAAGGGAAAATCATATTTTGCTTAAGACCAACATCTGAGGTGTTCATCATTTCGTATGTAGCCCTTACTTTAGCAGTATCCCCTGTACCTTCACTCATATCAAATTGTAAATATTCCCTCAAGACTTCTATAGGTGAATCATCAATTGGTGCAATAGTAAAGCTTGGATTCTCCTCTATTAAAATTGGTGCTGAATTGCCAAAGGCAAAGCTTATTGAGAATAAAGAAATTAGTATGTTTACTGAAATTATTCTAATTAATAGGTTATTTTTATATGATTTCAATATATACCTCCATAATTATACTAGTAAAAGTTTAATATAATTATATACTTAGTTATTCAAATATTATATATAATTAATGAATTAATAATATAAATAATGTGAAAGCAAAATGATCATAACAAATAAAACAGAGTATATATCTTTCTTTTTACATTGACTTGTATTATCTAAAACCCCTCTGCTTAGATAAATAAAAAAAAGAATAAGTACACCTCTAAACCCTAATACTCTATATTCTGAATTTATATAGGTTATAAATGATAGTATAACAAAGAATATAGTAAGAGGCTTAACATCTAGATATCTACCTTTTATTGTTTTTATCATCTTTTTATATCCTCCCATTACAACTTATTGATTTATATCTATATTTTATCACCACGGTTTTGAATTTTTGGTCGAAATCTGTAAGGGTTCTAAAAAAACATAAAATGTATAAGTATATTTACAAATTTTAAAATTATGACAAACTTTTTATAATTTTAGAACGTTGGGATATCATAATATTCTTATGTATACTTATGAGAATGAACTTTTATCCTATAATATAATTATATGCCAAATTTTTAGTTGTATAATTAATCCCTTAGCAATTGTACTCAATTCATTTTTATTTACTTAAAGAGTTATAATGTATTATAATTAATTATCTTTTAATATTTTTAAGTGGGGGCACAGTTATGGACAAATTACGTAAAAAATCAATTATTTATATTATTATTACTGCTGTACTGTGGAGTATGGGGGGCCTATTTATTAAGCTAATAGATTGGAACCCAATTGCAATAGCTGGTGCTAGAAGTGGTATAGCTTCAATTGTTATGTTTGCTTACTTAAGAAAACCTATTAAACAATTCAATAAAAACAAGGTGCTAGGGGCCTTATCATACGTTACATTAGTATTCTTATTTG from Serpentinicella alkaliphila harbors:
- a CDS encoding cytochrome c biogenesis CcdA family protein, which codes for MFEVFFKEIIPQAIASKSLIIILIIFAGGIITSLSPCILSMLPVMIGYIAGYGDNSAKTKGFALSTTFVLGMSTTFAILGLVAASLGIVFGQISSVWYYILATVAIIMGLNLLGVISFNIPGIKKMPVVLTGYLGAYVMGLFFGLAASPCATPVLAVIMTYVALEGELVFGALLLFIYGIGHGLPLILAGTFTVLLKKLPKLERYTQYINYFSGGILILLGLWLLIRVSW
- a CDS encoding heparan-alpha-glucosaminide N-acetyltransferase, which encodes MSNNRSRIWELDFLKGVALILMIYFHIIFDLREYYGFNINYSEGINFYIGRFSAILFMLLSGISCSLSKNNLQRGLRLVGLALFITLATTLAGPDYSIKFGILHLLGISIIFYEFIRKLNTNFLALLAGLTIWLGTIFIDSRTELGFLFPIGLINMNFYSADYYPLFPWFGVFLLGAIVGKALYSNKSGYVKFNNNKNIVNKLGQRTLVIYLIHQPLILVVLRVLLNGNE